The Dyella caseinilytica genome has a window encoding:
- the folD gene encoding bifunctional methylenetetrahydrofolate dehydrogenase/methenyltetrahydrofolate cyclohydrolase FolD has product MSARILDGKRIAQELLDRIGKRVTERKAQGKVEPGLAVVLVGDDAASSVYVRNKRKACHQIGFRSFDYDLPGSTTQDELFALIDRLNADPAVHGILVQSPLPEHIDEDALVDRIDPNKDVDGFQAVNVGRLALRRFGLRPCTPKGVMTLLGHTDRPVRGQHAVVVGVSNHVGRPLVLELLIAGCTTTCCHRFTRDLESYVRQADILVVAVGRPGLVKGDWIKPGAVVVDVGINRLDDGRLVGDVDFDVASQRASWITPVPGGVGPMTVATLMENTLEAAEARDP; this is encoded by the coding sequence ATGAGCGCTCGCATCCTCGACGGCAAACGCATTGCGCAGGAACTGCTGGACCGCATCGGCAAGCGGGTAACCGAGCGCAAGGCGCAAGGCAAGGTTGAGCCCGGGCTGGCCGTGGTGCTGGTGGGCGATGATGCCGCGTCTTCCGTCTATGTGCGTAACAAGCGCAAAGCCTGTCACCAGATTGGTTTCCGCTCCTTCGATTACGATCTGCCGGGCAGCACCACCCAGGATGAGTTGTTCGCGCTGATCGACCGGCTCAACGCCGACCCTGCCGTGCACGGCATCCTGGTGCAGTCGCCGTTACCGGAGCATATCGACGAAGACGCCCTAGTCGATCGCATCGATCCGAACAAAGATGTGGACGGGTTCCAAGCCGTCAACGTCGGCCGTCTGGCGCTGCGCCGTTTTGGTCTGAGGCCGTGCACGCCCAAGGGTGTGATGACCTTGCTGGGCCACACCGATCGCCCGGTACGCGGGCAGCATGCGGTGGTGGTGGGCGTATCCAATCACGTTGGCCGTCCTCTGGTGCTGGAACTGTTGATCGCCGGCTGCACCACAACGTGCTGCCATCGTTTTACCCGTGATCTGGAAAGCTACGTGCGACAGGCCGACATCCTGGTCGTGGCGGTAGGCCGGCCGGGGCTGGTGAAGGGCGACTGGATCAAGCCGGGTGCCGTAGTCGTGGACGTCGGCATCAATCGCCTGGACGATGGTCGCCTGGTCGGTGACGTGGATTTCGACGTGGCGTCGCAGCGTGCCAGCTGGATCACACCCGTACCGGGTGGGGTGGGGCCGATGACCGTGGCCACGCTGATGGAAAACACGTTGGAAGCGGCTGAGGCGCGTGATCCTTGA
- the moeB gene encoding molybdopterin-synthase adenylyltransferase MoeB has translation MNTPLNRDAWLATLRQRVAEISPAEAFAQQAQGALLIDVREDNERAAGLPAGALGLSRGFLELRIEDNEPNRDRPILALCASGRRSLLAAEALQRMGYRHVVSVAGGYERWKSEGLPITSGSLDADAAERYARQLRLPQVGEAGQLKLSQAKVVLLGAGGLGAPAALYLAAAGVGQLTLIDDDRVERSNLHRQVIHADARVGMAKTESARMTLAALNPRIEVELRNERLRADNVERLLSGNDLVIDGADNFPARYLLAAATRRLTMPMVYGAVERFTGQVSVFDPRRADSPCYRCLFPEPPAAEDAPNCSEAGVLGVLPGIVGLLQATEALKLILGIGEPLVGRLLSFDTLGMHFRETRLPRDPACPGCSSHAVFNGYEDIARLCAAAG, from the coding sequence ATGAACACGCCCCTCAATCGTGATGCCTGGCTGGCCACCCTCCGCCAGCGCGTAGCCGAAATCTCTCCTGCCGAGGCCTTTGCCCAGCAGGCGCAAGGCGCGCTCCTGATCGACGTGCGCGAGGACAACGAACGCGCCGCGGGGTTACCAGCAGGCGCCTTGGGCCTGTCCCGCGGCTTCCTCGAGCTGCGCATCGAAGACAACGAGCCCAACCGCGACCGTCCCATCCTTGCCTTGTGCGCCAGCGGCAGGCGTTCGCTGCTTGCGGCCGAAGCGTTGCAACGCATGGGCTATCGCCATGTCGTTTCCGTCGCAGGCGGCTATGAACGCTGGAAAAGCGAAGGCTTGCCGATCACCAGCGGCAGCCTCGATGCGGATGCTGCGGAACGCTACGCGCGCCAGTTACGTCTGCCTCAAGTTGGCGAAGCTGGGCAACTCAAGCTCAGTCAGGCGAAGGTGGTTTTGCTCGGCGCGGGCGGCTTGGGCGCGCCGGCTGCGCTGTATCTGGCTGCGGCCGGCGTAGGGCAACTCACCCTGATTGATGATGATCGCGTCGAGCGCTCCAACCTGCACCGGCAGGTGATTCACGCTGATGCGCGTGTCGGTATGGCGAAAACCGAATCGGCGCGTATGACATTGGCGGCACTCAATCCACGCATCGAGGTGGAGCTTCGCAACGAACGTCTGCGTGCGGACAACGTCGAGCGTTTGCTAAGCGGAAACGATCTGGTTATCGATGGTGCGGACAATTTTCCTGCACGCTATTTGCTGGCGGCAGCGACGCGCCGCTTGACTATGCCGATGGTCTACGGCGCAGTCGAGCGCTTCACCGGACAGGTCAGTGTCTTCGATCCTCGCCGCGCGGATTCGCCGTGCTATCGCTGCCTGTTTCCCGAGCCGCCTGCTGCGGAGGATGCGCCCAATTGCAGCGAAGCTGGCGTGCTGGGTGTGTTGCCGGGCATCGTCGGTCTGTTGCAGGCAACGGAAGCCTTGAAGCTGATACTCGGCATCGGTGAACCACTAGTCGGGCGTCTGCTTTCCTTCGATACGCTCGGCATGCATTTTCGCGAGACGCGGTTGCCACGCGATCCGGCCTGTCCTGGTTGTAGCTCACACGCAGTATTCAATGGCTACGAGGACATTGCGCGCCTGTGTGCGGCGGCGGGCTAG
- a CDS encoding RodZ domain-containing protein translates to MISEQSNPAGQEETTSSAPATTAVNMDENAAEFRFNEASGFGSRLRAVREARGLDLETCGHALRLPVRVLRELENNEFDGDYQVYLGGYIRKYARYLEIDDAEIELAISRLKPSQPPLVATGGVSHSRYLLDRYATAATYVVLTLVIAVPTVWLGMRGTLTHDMSHLAPLDAAPVAQQDAPPPAPAASGSAAKALASNVAGLAQASNPAPASAESAARAVEQQPLLASMVPVPNLDSDANATPAPANAADAATVGSGSHSLTLNLPNSSWVEVIGKDGSRLEYGLLPAGTAKTYRSDQPIEVRIGNAAGAQVSIDGQPVTLDPYRHANVAHFRVDVQDGKAAPAGA, encoded by the coding sequence ATGATTTCCGAGCAGTCCAATCCGGCCGGGCAGGAGGAAACGACCTCCAGTGCACCCGCCACGACGGCAGTGAACATGGATGAGAACGCTGCCGAATTCCGCTTCAACGAAGCATCTGGTTTTGGTTCGCGTTTGCGCGCAGTACGCGAGGCGCGTGGACTGGACCTTGAGACCTGCGGTCACGCCTTGCGTTTGCCGGTGCGTGTGCTGCGCGAACTCGAGAACAACGAGTTCGATGGCGACTACCAGGTCTATCTCGGCGGCTACATCCGCAAGTACGCGCGTTATCTGGAGATCGATGACGCTGAAATCGAACTCGCCATCAGCCGCTTGAAGCCGAGCCAGCCGCCGCTGGTGGCAACCGGCGGCGTGTCGCATTCGCGTTATCTACTCGATCGCTACGCCACGGCGGCCACCTATGTGGTGCTGACGCTGGTGATTGCGGTGCCGACGGTATGGCTCGGCATGCGCGGCACGCTGACCCATGACATGAGCCATCTCGCTCCGCTGGATGCCGCGCCCGTCGCTCAGCAGGATGCGCCTCCGCCCGCACCGGCAGCTTCCGGTAGTGCAGCCAAAGCGCTGGCGAGCAATGTGGCGGGACTGGCACAGGCGAGCAATCCGGCCCCGGCTTCTGCCGAATCGGCGGCGCGCGCTGTGGAGCAACAACCACTGCTGGCTTCGATGGTGCCGGTGCCGAATCTGGATAGTGATGCGAACGCCACGCCAGCACCCGCCAATGCGGCCGATGCCGCCACAGTGGGTAGCGGTAGTCACAGCCTTACGCTCAACCTGCCCAATAGCAGTTGGGTGGAAGTGATCGGCAAGGATGGCTCGCGCCTGGAGTATGGCTTGCTGCCTGCAGGCACTGCCAAGACCTATCGCAGCGACCAACCGATCGAGGTGCGCATCGGCAACGCGGCTGGCGCACAGGTCAGCATCGACGGTCAGCCGGTAACGTTGGACCCGTACCGCCATGCCAACGTGGCGCACTTCCGCGTCGACGTCCAGGACGGCAAGGCCGCACCGGCGGGCGCCTGA
- the der gene encoding ribosome biogenesis GTPase Der, whose product MLPVIALVGRPNVGKSTLFNALTRSRDALVADMPGVTRDRHYGVCRTGERPFVVVDTGGLSGVDEGLDALTAQQVRLAIDEAQVLVFVVDARDGLLPQDRTILNELRRSGKPIIAAVNKTDGLDEQNALAEFAVFGIAQTLPLSAAHNRGTEDLIAVVLPLLPEDVHEELVPEDDGSIRVAIVGRPNAGKSTLINRLLGEDRLIVSDVAGTTRDPIRVPLERDGKRYTLIDTAGVRRKARVEEGIEKFSVIKTLQSIAAAQVVVVMIDARENLADQDLTLIGHAIDEGRALVIAINKWDGMDTYQREQCQRALERRLVFVDWAKHVFISALHGSGMRELMRAIVRAHTAAMRELGTSDLTRTLERAYESYQPPLVRGHAPKLRFAHPGGSNPPTIVIHGSRTKHIAPAYRRYLENFFRQRYKLEGTPVRIEFREGENPFAGKRNVLTEAQQRKRQRMIREMKRRK is encoded by the coding sequence GTGCTTCCCGTCATCGCCCTGGTCGGTCGTCCCAACGTCGGTAAATCGACCCTTTTCAATGCGCTGACGCGTAGCCGTGATGCCCTGGTGGCTGATATGCCGGGCGTCACCCGTGATCGCCATTACGGTGTATGCCGTACTGGCGAGCGTCCTTTCGTGGTGGTCGATACCGGAGGTTTATCCGGTGTCGACGAAGGCCTCGATGCACTTACCGCGCAGCAGGTTCGCCTCGCCATCGACGAAGCGCAGGTGCTGGTGTTCGTGGTGGATGCGCGCGATGGTCTTTTGCCGCAGGATCGCACCATCCTCAACGAGCTGCGCCGCAGCGGAAAACCTATCATCGCGGCCGTCAACAAGACCGATGGTCTGGATGAGCAGAATGCGCTGGCGGAATTCGCCGTCTTCGGCATCGCCCAGACCTTGCCGCTCTCTGCCGCCCACAACCGTGGGACGGAAGACCTGATCGCTGTCGTTCTGCCGCTGTTGCCGGAAGACGTGCATGAAGAGCTGGTGCCGGAAGACGATGGCAGCATCCGCGTCGCCATCGTCGGCCGTCCGAATGCTGGTAAATCGACCTTGATCAATCGCCTGCTTGGCGAAGATCGCCTGATCGTTTCGGATGTCGCCGGAACGACGCGTGATCCGATCCGCGTGCCGCTGGAACGCGACGGCAAGCGTTACACCCTGATCGATACCGCCGGCGTACGCCGCAAGGCACGTGTCGAAGAAGGTATCGAGAAGTTCAGTGTCATCAAGACGCTGCAGTCGATCGCCGCGGCACAAGTGGTCGTAGTGATGATCGACGCGCGCGAAAATCTCGCGGACCAGGACCTCACCCTCATCGGTCATGCCATCGACGAGGGCAGAGCGCTGGTGATTGCCATCAACAAGTGGGATGGCATGGACACTTACCAGCGCGAGCAATGCCAGCGAGCACTTGAACGCAGGCTGGTTTTTGTCGACTGGGCCAAGCACGTTTTCATTTCCGCCTTGCACGGCTCAGGCATGCGCGAACTGATGCGGGCCATCGTGCGGGCGCATACCGCAGCCATGCGCGAACTCGGCACGTCCGACCTCACCCGCACACTTGAGCGGGCCTACGAAAGCTATCAGCCTCCGCTGGTACGCGGCCATGCGCCGAAGCTGCGCTTCGCCCATCCGGGTGGTAGCAATCCGCCCACTATCGTGATTCACGGCAGCCGCACCAAGCACATTGCGCCGGCTTACCGGCGCTACCTGGAAAACTTCTTCCGTCAGCGTTACAAGCTGGAAGGTACGCCGGTTCGCATTGAATTCCGCGAAGGTGAGAATCCCTTTGCGGGCAAGAGGAACGTGCTGACTGAAGCACAGCAGCGCAAGCGGCAGCGGATGATTCGTGAGATGAAGCGGCGTAAGTAA
- a CDS encoding GNAT family N-acetyltransferase, with product MTTLLHPSPQALDTPLVSLRPWREDDAPALHEAVQESLDQVSRWLPWCHAGYDLAEALNWTTLCKQHWNDGEHYDFAILDGHGRLAGGMGLNELNERDLRANLGYWLRTSATGHGYASHAGRAVAMFGFEALGLRRIEIVAAVDNLASQRCAERIGAKREGIARQRIFLHGQSQDAVIYGLLPGDLA from the coding sequence ATGACCACCCTGCTCCACCCCAGTCCCCAGGCGCTCGACACCCCACTGGTATCGCTGCGCCCCTGGCGTGAAGATGATGCGCCAGCCTTGCATGAAGCCGTACAGGAGTCGCTGGATCAGGTGAGCCGCTGGCTGCCTTGGTGCCATGCCGGTTATGACTTGGCAGAGGCGCTCAACTGGACCACCTTGTGCAAGCAGCACTGGAACGATGGCGAGCACTACGACTTTGCGATCCTGGATGGGCACGGCCGGCTGGCCGGTGGCATGGGACTGAACGAGCTTAATGAGCGCGATCTGCGCGCCAACCTTGGATACTGGCTGCGCACCTCAGCGACGGGCCACGGTTATGCCAGCCATGCAGGACGCGCTGTAGCCATGTTCGGATTCGAGGCGCTTGGGTTGCGGCGGATCGAGATCGTCGCGGCCGTTGACAACCTGGCAAGCCAACGCTGTGCGGAACGAATCGGCGCAAAGCGCGAAGGCATCGCGCGACAGCGCATCTTTCTGCACGGGCAATCGCAAGATGCCGTGATCTACGGCTTGCTACCCGGCGATCTTGCCTAG
- the bamB gene encoding outer membrane protein assembly factor BamB translates to MKRFGLIVLTASLVALAGCHSFKKENIQPPTPLDKNFKPTVQTTQVWKIRVGHGAGESGVRMEPTVVGGVLYAASTDGVIGAYDAATGKTIWENKTRVKGWFGWGDKKRKDAFYSGGPAVSGDLLVIGTLNGHVYGLNVKDGSQRWDSTLPSEVIDSPTVAGALTIVRTQDGRVYGLDSNTGERRWVNDQGNVPLLSLRGNGPLLVANGVVFFGSDDGKLTALRLDNGDKLWEQKLASGEGRTDIERMNDADGTVLLDGSTLYASAYHGNLTAIDGPSGRPLWQRPFSTYTSLAISGNSLFGANIDSQVWAFDKSSGADMWKNENLKYRWVTAPAVQGDYVVVGDIEGYVHWLQVGDGALAGRQRLSKKAIRAEPVVAGDLVYVEDVQGHVAAYRLGGK, encoded by the coding sequence ATGAAACGTTTTGGGCTGATCGTATTGACCGCTTCGCTGGTAGCTCTCGCAGGCTGTCATTCCTTCAAAAAAGAAAACATCCAGCCGCCGACTCCGCTGGACAAGAATTTCAAACCCACCGTCCAGACGACGCAGGTGTGGAAGATCCGTGTAGGGCATGGCGCTGGCGAAAGCGGCGTGCGCATGGAGCCGACTGTGGTCGGTGGCGTGCTGTATGCGGCCAGTACCGATGGTGTGATCGGCGCCTACGATGCGGCCACCGGCAAGACCATCTGGGAAAACAAGACACGCGTCAAAGGCTGGTTCGGCTGGGGCGATAAGAAGCGTAAGGATGCTTTCTATTCCGGTGGCCCGGCCGTGTCCGGCGATCTGCTCGTGATCGGCACCCTCAACGGCCACGTCTACGGTTTGAACGTGAAAGATGGCAGCCAGCGCTGGGATAGCACGCTGCCGTCGGAAGTGATCGACTCCCCGACCGTCGCCGGTGCGCTTACCATCGTGCGTACGCAGGACGGTCGCGTGTATGGCCTGGACAGCAACACCGGCGAGCGCCGCTGGGTGAACGACCAAGGTAACGTGCCCTTGCTCAGCCTGCGCGGTAATGGTCCGCTGCTGGTGGCCAATGGCGTGGTCTTCTTTGGCAGCGACGACGGCAAGCTCACGGCACTGCGCCTGGATAACGGCGACAAGTTGTGGGAACAGAAGCTGGCCAGCGGCGAAGGCCGTACTGACATTGAGCGCATGAACGATGCCGACGGCACCGTATTGCTCGACGGCAGCACGCTCTATGCGTCGGCCTATCACGGCAACCTCACCGCTATTGATGGCCCCAGCGGTCGTCCGTTGTGGCAGCGTCCGTTCTCCACCTATACCTCCCTGGCGATCAGCGGCAACAGTCTGTTCGGTGCCAATATCGATTCGCAGGTCTGGGCGTTCGACAAGAGCAGCGGCGCTGACATGTGGAAGAACGAAAACCTCAAGTATCGCTGGGTGACCGCACCGGCGGTTCAGGGCGATTACGTGGTGGTCGGCGATATCGAAGGCTACGTGCATTGGCTGCAGGTTGGCGACGGTGCTTTGGCTGGTCGTCAGCGTCTTTCCAAGAAGGCGATTCGCGCGGAGCCGGTGGTTGCCGGTGATCTGGTGTACGTCGAAGATGTGCAAGGCCATGTCGCGGCTTATCGCCTCGGCGGCAAGTAA
- the guaB gene encoding IMP dehydrogenase gives MRILAEALTYDDVYLVPAHSQVLPRDVDTSTRLTRNLRLNIPIVSAAMDTVTEARLAITMAQNGGIGIIHKNMTADQQAAEVRLVKKFEAGVIRSPITVGPHTSIREVLKLTRAHNISGVPVVEDEQLVGIVTSRDLRFERKHDDPVRNIMTRQDKLVTVREGASQDEVLQLLHKNRIEKVLVVNDAFQLRGLITVKDIQKARDNPNAAKDRHERLVVGAAVGVGGDTEQRVEALVDAGVDVIVVDTAHGHSQAVIERAAWVKKHYPQVQVIAGNIVTGEAARALLDAGVDAVKVGVGPGSICTTRVVAGVGVPQITAIDMVATALKDEIPLIADGGIRYSGDIPKALAAGASTVMLGSMFAGTEESPGEVELFQGRSYKSYRGMGSLGAMALGSKDRYFQDEADADKLVPEGIEGRVPYRGPLRNIIHQLIGGLRASMGYLGAATIDDVRNKAQFVKVTSAGVTEAHPHDIQITKEAPNYRLNS, from the coding sequence ATGCGTATCCTCGCCGAGGCCCTCACCTACGACGACGTCTACCTCGTCCCGGCCCATTCCCAAGTCTTACCGCGCGACGTGGACACTTCCACGCGACTCACGCGGAACCTTCGACTGAATATCCCCATCGTGTCCGCTGCCATGGACACCGTGACCGAAGCGCGTCTTGCCATCACCATGGCGCAGAATGGCGGCATCGGCATCATCCACAAGAACATGACCGCCGATCAGCAGGCCGCCGAAGTGCGTCTGGTGAAGAAGTTCGAAGCCGGCGTGATTCGCAGCCCTATCACCGTCGGTCCGCATACCTCGATCCGTGAGGTGCTGAAACTCACGCGCGCGCACAACATCTCCGGCGTGCCGGTGGTGGAAGATGAGCAACTGGTCGGCATCGTTACCAGCCGCGACCTGCGTTTCGAACGCAAGCATGACGATCCGGTGCGCAACATCATGACGCGCCAGGACAAACTGGTGACCGTGCGTGAAGGCGCCAGCCAGGATGAAGTGCTGCAGCTCCTGCACAAAAACCGCATCGAGAAAGTGTTGGTCGTTAACGACGCTTTCCAGCTGCGCGGCCTGATCACTGTCAAAGATATCCAGAAAGCCCGCGACAACCCGAACGCTGCCAAGGACAGGCATGAGCGCCTGGTGGTCGGTGCTGCCGTCGGTGTGGGCGGCGATACCGAGCAGCGTGTCGAAGCGCTTGTGGACGCCGGCGTAGACGTGATTGTCGTCGATACCGCGCACGGCCATTCGCAAGCCGTCATCGAGCGTGCTGCATGGGTGAAGAAACACTATCCGCAGGTGCAGGTGATCGCCGGCAACATCGTCACCGGTGAAGCTGCGCGTGCCTTGCTTGATGCCGGTGTGGATGCGGTGAAGGTGGGTGTTGGCCCGGGCTCCATCTGCACTACGCGTGTCGTGGCGGGTGTGGGCGTGCCGCAGATCACTGCCATCGATATGGTGGCCACCGCGCTGAAGGACGAAATTCCGCTGATCGCCGATGGCGGCATCCGCTACTCGGGTGATATCCCGAAGGCGCTGGCGGCTGGTGCATCCACCGTGATGCTCGGCTCCATGTTCGCCGGTACCGAAGAGTCGCCGGGCGAGGTCGAGTTGTTCCAGGGCCGTTCCTACAAGAGCTACCGTGGCATGGGTTCGCTGGGCGCGATGGCGCTGGGTTCCAAGGATCGCTACTTCCAGGACGAAGCCGACGCCGACAAGCTGGTGCCGGAAGGCATCGAAGGCCGTGTGCCGTACCGAGGTCCGCTGCGCAACATCATTCACCAGCTGATCGGTGGCCTGCGTGCTTCGATGGGTTATCTGGGCGCTGCCACCATCGATGACGTGCGCAACAAGGCGCAGTTCGTCAAGGTGACCTCGGCCGGCGTGACCGAAGCGCATCCGCACGATATCCAGATCACGAAGGAAGCGCCGAATTACCGGTTGAATTCCTGA
- a CDS encoding YfgM family protein translates to MAFDAYDDYEQSERVQKWLRQNGLSIAVGVVIGLIAIFGYQQWRNHRASHQLAASGLYQQLQSVIDSGNASDVLVQELMNSYADTPYAMFAVSDRARHQVEAKQYDKALESLSWAEQHAPSPELKALVDLRMAHVQLAKGSAQDALSALDRMPADSYAIVSQELRGDALVKLGRRDDALKAYQAAVKAMGPNVQQGNEVQLKIDDLATAGKQGA, encoded by the coding sequence ATGGCATTTGATGCATACGACGACTACGAACAGAGCGAACGCGTACAAAAGTGGCTGCGGCAGAATGGCCTGTCGATCGCTGTGGGTGTCGTCATCGGCCTGATTGCTATCTTCGGCTACCAGCAGTGGCGCAATCATCGGGCTTCGCATCAACTGGCCGCTTCAGGTCTGTACCAGCAATTGCAATCGGTGATCGATAGCGGCAATGCCAGCGACGTGCTGGTCCAGGAATTGATGAACAGCTACGCCGACACGCCTTACGCGATGTTCGCTGTCAGCGATCGCGCGCGTCACCAGGTTGAAGCCAAGCAGTACGACAAGGCGCTGGAATCGCTCTCGTGGGCCGAACAGCATGCGCCCAGTCCGGAACTCAAGGCGCTGGTGGATCTGCGCATGGCGCACGTACAGCTGGCCAAGGGCAGTGCCCAGGATGCGCTGAGCGCACTGGATCGCATGCCGGCCGACAGCTATGCCATCGTCAGCCAGGAACTACGCGGTGATGCACTGGTCAAGCTAGGACGGCGCGATGATGCTCTCAAGGCATATCAGGCGGCCGTGAAAGCCATGGGCCCGAATGTGCAGCAGGGCAATGAAGTGCAATTGAAAATCGACGATCTGGCCACGGCCGGGAAGCAGGGTGCATGA
- the pilW gene encoding type IV pilus biogenesis/stability protein PilW, which yields MRRDRLLLGVCAALVLAGCHSSPTIPPPPADPKLPQETKAQKAQGAADVHTRLAQHYIDINNLQGALEKVKIAVTEDPTYVPAQTVMAYIYERINDLPNAEIHYRRAVELQPDKGDTNNNLGQFLCHEGKVQESLPYFAKAVADPFYQTPDVALTNQGICQLQINDRVNAESSFRQAVQRNSSNAMALLQLTNVLYLNHRYFDASAFLQRFDALGQPSPDSLKLGFEIEAHLGNTDAARNYAKRLVSQFPDSEQAQALNQTVRP from the coding sequence ATGCGGCGTGATCGTCTCCTGCTCGGTGTCTGTGCTGCCCTCGTACTCGCGGGTTGTCATAGCTCTCCCACGATCCCGCCTCCGCCCGCCGATCCCAAGCTGCCTCAGGAAACGAAGGCTCAGAAGGCGCAGGGTGCGGCGGATGTCCATACGCGCTTGGCGCAGCATTACATCGACATCAACAATCTGCAGGGTGCACTGGAGAAGGTGAAGATCGCTGTCACCGAAGATCCCACCTATGTGCCAGCGCAGACCGTGATGGCCTACATCTACGAGCGCATCAACGATCTGCCGAATGCGGAAATTCATTACCGCCGTGCGGTCGAACTGCAGCCGGACAAGGGCGACACGAACAACAATCTCGGGCAGTTTCTTTGCCACGAAGGCAAAGTGCAGGAATCGTTGCCGTATTTTGCCAAGGCGGTGGCCGATCCGTTCTACCAGACGCCCGACGTGGCACTTACCAATCAGGGTATTTGCCAACTGCAAATCAATGATCGCGTGAATGCAGAAAGCAGTTTCCGCCAAGCCGTGCAGCGCAATTCGAGCAATGCCATGGCACTGCTGCAGCTCACCAATGTGCTTTATCTCAATCATCGTTATTTCGACGCCAGCGCTTTCCTGCAGCGCTTCGATGCGCTGGGGCAACCCAGCCCCGATTCGCTGAAGCTTGGCTTTGAAATCGAAGCTCACCTGGGCAACACGGATGCCGCCCGGAATTACGCCAAACGGCTAGTCAGCCAGTTCCCGGACTCGGAACAGGCACAAGCCCTCAATCAAACCGTACGCCCATGA
- the rlmN gene encoding 23S rRNA (adenine(2503)-C(2))-methyltransferase RlmN, translated as MEVNQVEKVNLLDFDRQGLREFFAQLGEKPYRAEQVMKWIYHHLEDNFENMTDVGKALRAKLEASCYIGPPKTMFDKGAADGTHKWLLGMDGGNAVEAVYIPEPTRGTLCVSSQVGCGLNCQFCSTATQGFNRNLATSEIIGQMWVAAKYLGNITHQNRRITNVVMMGMGEPLLNFDNVVKAMSLMRDDLGFGLASKRVTLSTAGLVPMIDKLSETIDVSLAVSLHAANDELRTELVPLNKRYPIADLVAACQRWIARKPRTSITFEYTLMKGVNDQPEHARQLIKFMRRLPTCKVNLIPFNPFPGTRFERSDMEVIRAFQTQLLNANILTMLRRTRGDDIDAACGQLKGQVLDRTRRQAEFQKRLAEDAAHAA; from the coding sequence ATGGAAGTGAACCAGGTGGAAAAAGTCAATCTGCTCGACTTCGATCGCCAAGGGCTGCGCGAATTTTTCGCGCAGCTCGGCGAGAAGCCGTATCGTGCCGAGCAGGTGATGAAGTGGATCTACCATCACCTGGAAGACAACTTCGAAAACATGACCGATGTGGGCAAGGCACTGCGTGCCAAGCTCGAAGCCTCGTGCTACATCGGTCCGCCCAAGACGATGTTCGACAAGGGCGCCGCCGACGGTACGCATAAATGGCTGCTCGGCATGGATGGCGGCAACGCCGTCGAAGCCGTTTATATCCCGGAGCCTACCCGCGGCACGCTGTGCGTGTCCTCGCAGGTGGGCTGCGGTTTGAATTGCCAGTTCTGTTCCACGGCCACCCAGGGTTTTAATCGCAATCTGGCGACGTCGGAAATCATTGGCCAGATGTGGGTTGCCGCCAAATACCTCGGTAACATCACGCACCAGAATCGCCGCATCACCAACGTCGTGATGATGGGTATGGGCGAGCCGCTGCTGAACTTTGACAACGTCGTAAAAGCGATGAGCCTGATGCGCGACGATCTTGGTTTTGGTCTCGCCTCCAAGCGCGTCACGCTGTCGACCGCTGGCCTCGTGCCTATGATCGACAAATTGTCCGAAACCATCGACGTGTCGTTGGCCGTATCGCTACACGCCGCGAACGACGAATTGCGCACCGAACTGGTGCCACTTAACAAGCGTTACCCGATTGCCGATCTGGTCGCAGCCTGCCAGCGCTGGATTGCGCGCAAGCCGCGCACTTCGATCACGTTCGAATACACTCTGATGAAGGGTGTGAACGATCAGCCCGAGCATGCGCGCCAGCTCATCAAGTTCATGCGTCGTCTGCCGACCTGCAAAGTCAATCTGATTCCGTTCAACCCATTCCCCGGCACGCGCTTCGAGCGCTCGGACATGGAAGTGATTCGCGCCTTCCAGACGCAGCTACTCAACGCCAACATCCTGACCATGTTGCGCCGCACTCGCGGCGACGATATCGATGCTGCCTGTGGCCAGCTCAAAGGCCAGGTGCTCGATCGCACGCGCCGTCAGGCCGAATTCCAGAAACGCCTGGCCGAGGATGCAGCACATGCGGCGTGA